A single window of Streptomyces aquilus DNA harbors:
- a CDS encoding ATP-binding protein: MRTSVGGPGGLVTPGDSESGTLVGRDKDLAALRAAMAGHRMVSVTGLAGVGKSRLCRAAVGVGPWQRVVRVRWTGRGPAVPGGLGRRVVEELTGRPASRTDLFAAVADLPALPTLLVLDDVDPVRLECAGLVQRLLMALPTLRVLVACRRELGVGEERVFRLAPLDCRSPRDTGRPSAAMELFLDRARLAVADFRPTESDLRAIEEVCSVLEGVPLAVELAAQQLGAHAPADLPRLVTHNQCRLSADGRSVPRHRSLREAMAAEYLLCEEDVRAVWRRVGVLQGPFTEETAVFVCAGGGVAAEQVPFCVARLVSSGILERLDGPGGISMPRYRMRRAPRDFGFEQLTGTKEFRVAAERRMLHCRRTAAVAENLWSTGCQRQAVELVRERQADIQAAIRHAVARQEHVEWAVETMVGLWFWWMVYGHVEEGRRALLRLLSLPAPADSPVRREGWWLAAWMCADRDPRRAGELLARAWRAAVLAGDDATVGRVAYVHGVLACRHHDVHSAAAHFRQAADTIPALAPGGPTPAVSLAALAVAQLRSAPDDARHSARRALTHPSVRTDAWAIMLARHAQALLDHHDGRPRRAARRARRALEALDPTLPDPRGTAALRQLLSEAGERAARPRHGSLLPPSRGEALRPR, encoded by the coding sequence GTGCGGACATCTGTCGGTGGCCCGGGCGGGCTCGTCACGCCCGGCGATTCCGAGAGCGGCACCTTGGTCGGTCGGGACAAGGACCTCGCCGCGTTGCGGGCGGCCATGGCGGGGCACCGGATGGTCAGCGTGACCGGCCTGGCCGGTGTGGGAAAGAGCCGGTTGTGCCGGGCTGCCGTGGGCGTCGGCCCTTGGCAGCGGGTGGTCCGCGTGCGCTGGACCGGACGCGGGCCCGCCGTGCCCGGAGGCCTGGGCCGGCGCGTCGTAGAGGAGCTGACGGGCAGGCCGGCGTCACGCACGGACCTCTTCGCGGCGGTCGCGGATCTGCCCGCGCTGCCGACGCTGCTGGTCCTGGACGATGTGGACCCGGTGCGGTTGGAGTGCGCGGGGCTGGTGCAGCGGCTGCTGATGGCCCTGCCGACGCTGCGCGTTCTGGTCGCGTGCCGCCGCGAGCTGGGCGTGGGCGAGGAACGGGTCTTCCGCCTGGCGCCCCTCGACTGCCGCTCGCCACGGGATACGGGCCGTCCGTCCGCCGCGATGGAGCTGTTCCTGGACCGTGCGCGGCTGGCGGTCGCGGACTTCCGGCCGACGGAGTCGGACCTGCGAGCCATCGAGGAGGTGTGCTCGGTGCTGGAGGGAGTCCCGCTCGCCGTCGAACTGGCCGCACAGCAGCTCGGCGCGCACGCGCCGGCCGATCTCCCCCGCCTGGTCACGCACAACCAGTGCCGACTGAGCGCCGACGGCCGCAGTGTGCCGCGCCACCGCTCGCTGCGGGAGGCGATGGCGGCCGAGTACCTGCTGTGCGAGGAGGACGTACGCGCCGTGTGGCGACGCGTCGGCGTCCTCCAGGGCCCGTTCACCGAGGAGACGGCCGTCTTCGTGTGCGCCGGCGGCGGCGTGGCGGCGGAACAGGTGCCCTTCTGCGTGGCCCGGCTGGTGTCCTCCGGGATTCTGGAGCGCCTGGACGGCCCCGGCGGCATCAGCATGCCGCGCTACCGGATGCGACGGGCGCCCCGCGACTTCGGCTTCGAACAGCTCACCGGGACAAAGGAGTTCCGGGTGGCCGCGGAACGCCGCATGCTCCACTGCCGGCGTACCGCCGCCGTGGCCGAGAACCTCTGGAGCACGGGCTGCCAGCGCCAGGCCGTCGAACTCGTACGCGAACGGCAGGCCGACATCCAGGCGGCGATCCGCCACGCGGTCGCCCGGCAGGAGCATGTGGAGTGGGCCGTGGAGACGATGGTCGGTCTCTGGTTCTGGTGGATGGTCTACGGCCATGTCGAGGAGGGCCGCCGGGCGCTGCTGCGCCTGCTGTCCCTGCCTGCCCCCGCCGACAGCCCCGTGCGCCGCGAAGGGTGGTGGCTCGCGGCGTGGATGTGCGCGGACCGTGATCCGCGGCGCGCCGGCGAACTGCTCGCGCGCGCCTGGCGGGCCGCCGTACTGGCCGGCGACGACGCCACCGTCGGACGCGTCGCCTACGTCCACGGGGTGCTGGCGTGCCGCCACCACGACGTCCACTCGGCCGCCGCGCACTTCCGGCAGGCCGCCGACACCATCCCGGCCCTGGCGCCGGGCGGCCCCACACCCGCCGTCAGCCTTGCCGCCCTCGCCGTGGCGCAGCTCCGCAGCGCACCGGACGACGCCCGGCACAGCGCGCGCCGCGCCCTGACCCACCCGAGCGTGCGCACCGACGCCTGGGCCATCATGCTCGCCCGCCATGCCCAGGCCCTCCTCGACCACCACGACGGCCGCCCCCGACGCGCTGCCCGGCGGGCCCGTCGCGCCCTGGAAGCACTGGACCCCACGCTGCCCGACCCGCGGGGGACGGCGGCGCTGCGTCAGCTGCTCAGCGAAGCGGGGGAGCGGGCCGCCCGGCCGCGTCACGGATCGCTGCTGCCACCGTCCCGCGGGGAGGCACTCCGGCCGAGGTAG
- a CDS encoding 3-oxoacid CoA-transferase subunit A, with translation MSRAEIVESADAAVAGIEDGSTVLVGGFGLAGMPFDLIDALIRQGAKDLTIVSNNAGNGDVGLAALLAAGRVRKVLCSFPRQADSWVFDDLYRAGKIELEVVPQGNLAERMRAAGAGIGAFYCPTAVGTPLAEGKEVREIDGRTYLLEYPIKGDYALIGAHVADTLGNLVYRKTARNFGPVMATAATTTIVQVEQVVEAGELDPEAVVTPSIYVDRIVQVAARHYTVQGAR, from the coding sequence ATGAGCCGGGCGGAGATCGTCGAGAGCGCGGACGCCGCGGTCGCCGGGATCGAGGACGGCTCCACCGTCCTCGTCGGCGGATTCGGCCTGGCCGGGATGCCGTTCGACCTGATCGACGCGCTCATCCGGCAGGGCGCGAAGGACCTGACGATAGTGTCCAACAACGCCGGCAACGGCGACGTCGGACTGGCCGCACTGCTGGCCGCCGGCCGGGTGCGCAAGGTGCTGTGTTCCTTTCCGCGCCAGGCCGACTCCTGGGTCTTCGACGACCTCTACCGCGCCGGGAAGATCGAGTTGGAGGTGGTGCCGCAGGGCAACCTCGCCGAGCGGATGCGCGCGGCCGGGGCCGGTATCGGCGCGTTCTACTGCCCGACCGCGGTCGGCACACCGCTCGCCGAGGGCAAGGAGGTGCGGGAGATCGACGGCCGCACGTATCTGCTGGAGTACCCGATCAAGGGCGACTACGCGTTGATCGGCGCCCATGTCGCGGACACGCTGGGCAACCTCGTCTACCGCAAGACCGCCCGCAACTTCGGACCGGTCATGGCCACCGCAGCCACGACGACCATCGTCCAGGTCGAGCAGGTCGTCGAGGCCGGCGAGCTCGACCCCGAGGCCGTCGTCACCCCGTCCATCTACGTCGACCGCATCGTCCAGGTGGCGGCCCGTCACTACACCGTCCAGGGGGCACGATGA
- a CDS encoding MMPL family transporter — translation MATLLYRLGRTAFRRRWLVTLLWALILGAVGLGAAKAPAASDSGTSFMPGIEAQKAFDLIGERFPGSSANGANARIVFVAPDGEKVTAADHRAAVDAFVKKAAAAPEVSGAVDPFAAKAVSKDGSTAYATVTYKVEADDLTDADKAVLEKAVDQARALGLTVEVGGTALAEQPAAGGSSEAIGIVLAAVVLLITFGSLAAAGLPLLTAVIGVGISMAGILALGSVFGLSMTTGTLASMLGLAVGIDYALFVVSRYREERANGHDPREAAGLAVGTAGSAVVFAGLTVVIALAGLSVVGVPMLTKMGLCAAGAVIVAVLIALTLVPALLGMWPRAVLSRATRRRGRATAAADNGGTRWARFVLRRPVAVLVTSVVGLGALALPVTQLDMGMPGAESKPVSSTERRAYDALAHGFGAGFNGPLTIVVDAHGADDPKAAAASIAEKIGATHGVVSVSPARFNPAGDTALFSAVPATGPNDEKTQDLVHTIRAERAALERETGATFKVTGSTAMDIDVAQALQNALVPYLAVIIGLALVLLLVVFRSVLVPVKAAFGFLLSVLAALGSVVAVFQWGWGAGLLGVEQPGPIMSLMPIFLVGIVFGLAMDYEVFLVARMREAYVHGDRAPQAVVTGFRHSARVVSAAAVIMIAVFSGFVGAAESMIKTIGFGLAVAVLFDAFVVRMALVPAVLALLGDKAWWLPKWLDRLLPHVDVEGSGLARTRPQAAGEQAVSPDPVRV, via the coding sequence GTGGCTACCTTGCTCTACCGGCTGGGCCGAACCGCCTTCCGGCGCCGCTGGCTCGTGACCCTGTTGTGGGCGCTGATCCTCGGCGCCGTCGGCCTCGGTGCCGCCAAGGCGCCGGCCGCCTCCGACAGCGGCACGTCCTTCATGCCCGGCATCGAGGCGCAGAAGGCCTTCGACCTGATCGGCGAGCGCTTCCCGGGCTCGTCCGCGAACGGGGCGAACGCGCGGATCGTGTTCGTCGCCCCCGACGGTGAGAAGGTGACGGCCGCCGACCACCGGGCCGCCGTCGACGCCTTCGTCAAGAAGGCCGCCGCCGCACCCGAGGTCTCCGGCGCCGTCGACCCGTTCGCCGCGAAGGCGGTGAGCAAGGACGGCTCCACCGCGTACGCGACCGTCACCTACAAGGTCGAGGCCGACGACCTCACCGACGCCGACAAGGCCGTGCTGGAGAAGGCCGTCGACCAGGCCCGCGCCTTGGGACTCACGGTCGAGGTAGGCGGCACCGCGCTCGCCGAGCAGCCGGCGGCGGGCGGCTCCTCCGAGGCGATCGGCATCGTGCTGGCCGCGGTCGTCCTGCTCATCACCTTCGGCTCCCTGGCAGCGGCCGGGCTCCCGTTGCTGACCGCCGTCATCGGCGTCGGGATCAGCATGGCGGGCATCCTGGCGCTGGGCAGCGTCTTCGGGCTGTCCATGACCACGGGCACCCTCGCCTCGATGCTCGGACTCGCGGTCGGCATCGACTATGCCCTGTTCGTGGTCTCGCGGTACCGGGAGGAGCGCGCGAACGGGCACGACCCGCGTGAGGCGGCGGGTCTGGCCGTCGGCACGGCCGGCTCCGCCGTCGTCTTCGCCGGACTCACCGTGGTCATCGCGCTCGCGGGTCTGTCCGTGGTCGGTGTGCCGATGCTGACGAAGATGGGCCTGTGCGCGGCGGGCGCGGTGATCGTCGCCGTGCTGATCGCCCTCACCCTGGTCCCGGCCCTGCTCGGCATGTGGCCCCGTGCCGTGCTCTCCCGCGCCACCCGCAGGCGCGGCCGTGCCACCGCGGCGGCGGACAACGGCGGTACGCGCTGGGCCCGCTTCGTGCTGCGCCGCCCGGTCGCCGTGCTGGTGACGTCCGTCGTGGGCCTGGGCGCCCTGGCCCTGCCCGTCACCCAGCTGGACATGGGGATGCCGGGCGCCGAGTCGAAGCCGGTCTCCTCCACCGAGCGGCGCGCCTACGACGCGCTCGCGCACGGCTTCGGCGCGGGCTTCAACGGCCCCCTGACGATCGTGGTCGACGCCCACGGTGCGGACGACCCCAAAGCGGCCGCCGCCTCGATCGCCGAGAAGATCGGTGCCACGCACGGGGTGGTGTCCGTCTCGCCCGCACGGTTCAACCCGGCGGGCGACACGGCCCTGTTCTCCGCGGTCCCGGCCACCGGGCCGAACGACGAGAAGACCCAGGACCTCGTCCACACCATCCGCGCGGAACGCGCCGCTCTGGAGCGGGAGACGGGCGCGACGTTCAAGGTCACCGGCAGCACCGCGATGGACATCGACGTCGCCCAGGCCCTCCAGAACGCCCTCGTGCCCTATCTGGCCGTCATCATCGGGCTGGCCCTGGTGCTGCTGCTCGTCGTCTTCCGTTCCGTGCTCGTCCCCGTGAAGGCCGCCTTCGGGTTCCTGCTGAGCGTGCTAGCCGCCCTCGGCTCGGTGGTCGCCGTCTTCCAGTGGGGCTGGGGCGCGGGGCTGCTCGGCGTGGAGCAGCCGGGCCCGATCATGAGCCTGATGCCGATCTTCCTGGTGGGCATCGTCTTCGGCCTCGCCATGGACTACGAGGTCTTCCTCGTCGCCCGGATGCGGGAGGCCTACGTCCACGGCGACCGGGCGCCCCAGGCGGTCGTCACCGGCTTCCGGCACAGCGCCCGGGTCGTCAGCGCCGCGGCCGTCATCATGATCGCGGTCTTCTCCGGGTTCGTCGGCGCCGCCGAGTCGATGATCAAGACGATCGGTTTCGGACTCGCCGTCGCGGTGCTGTTCGACGCGTTCGTCGTCCGCATGGCGCTCGTGCCCGCGGTGCTGGCCCTGCTGGGCGACAAGGCGTGGTGGCTGCCGAAGTGGCTCGACCGGCTGCTTCCCCACGTCGACGTCGAGGGCAGCGGCCTCGCCAGGACGCGCCCCCAGGCCGCCGGCGAGCAGGCCGTGTCGCCGGACCCGGTCCGCGTCTGA
- a CDS encoding response regulator has translation MTIRVLLADDQALLRATFRILIDSAEDLTVVAEAADGQEAVDLVAEHRPDVVLMDLRMPNLDGVSATAAICARPELSGTHILVLTTFENDENVAKALRAGASGFLGKGVSPDVLLAGIRTVAAGEALLSPTATQALIARFLATPDTDGFLTFPDAVQALTDREREVVALAAHGKSNSEIADRLVVSPLTVRSHIHRAMTKLDARDRAQLVVIAYQSGLVRPRPHT, from the coding sequence ATGACCATCCGAGTCCTGCTCGCCGACGACCAGGCGCTGCTGCGCGCCACCTTCCGCATCCTCATCGACTCCGCCGAGGACCTGACCGTCGTCGCCGAGGCCGCCGACGGTCAGGAGGCCGTCGACCTGGTGGCCGAGCACCGCCCCGACGTGGTGCTCATGGACCTCCGGATGCCGAACCTCGACGGAGTGTCCGCCACCGCCGCCATCTGCGCCCGCCCGGAACTGTCAGGGACCCACATCCTCGTCCTCACCACCTTCGAGAACGACGAGAACGTCGCCAAGGCCCTGCGGGCCGGCGCGAGCGGCTTCCTCGGCAAGGGCGTCAGCCCCGACGTCCTGCTGGCCGGCATCCGCACGGTCGCGGCCGGCGAGGCCCTCCTGTCGCCCACCGCCACCCAAGCCCTCATCGCCCGGTTCCTGGCCACGCCCGACACCGACGGCTTCCTCACCTTCCCCGACGCCGTCCAGGCCCTCACCGACCGCGAGCGCGAGGTCGTGGCCCTGGCCGCCCACGGCAAGTCCAACTCCGAGATCGCCGACCGGCTGGTGGTGAGCCCGCTGACCGTACGCAGCCACATCCATCGGGCCATGACCAAGCTGGACGCGCGCGACCGCGCCCAACTGGTCGTCATCGCCTACCAGAGCGGCCTGGTGAGGCCACGCCCACACACCTGA
- a CDS encoding 3-oxoacid CoA-transferase subunit B, with protein MSTAHTDHRLSMDELAAVIARDIPAGSFVNLGIGQPTKIADHLPADSGVVLHTENGMLNMGPKAEGDAIDPDLTNAGKVPVTELPGAAYFHHADSFAMMRGGHLDVCVLGAYQVAFNGDLANWTTGRPDDIPAVGGAMDLAIGAKDVYVMMTLFTRTGESKLVPRCTYPLTGVGCVSRVYTDHGVFDVGPDGVRIRETYGISADELAHRCGIEAS; from the coding sequence ATGAGCACCGCGCACACCGACCACCGTCTCTCGATGGACGAGCTGGCCGCCGTCATCGCCCGCGACATCCCGGCCGGGTCCTTCGTCAACCTCGGCATCGGACAGCCCACCAAGATCGCCGACCATCTGCCGGCCGACTCCGGGGTGGTGCTGCACACCGAGAACGGCATGCTCAACATGGGCCCCAAGGCCGAGGGCGACGCGATCGACCCCGACCTGACCAACGCCGGCAAGGTCCCGGTGACCGAACTGCCGGGAGCGGCGTACTTCCACCACGCCGACTCCTTCGCCATGATGCGCGGCGGACATCTCGACGTCTGTGTCCTCGGCGCCTACCAGGTCGCCTTCAACGGTGACCTGGCCAACTGGACCACGGGAAGACCCGATGACATCCCCGCCGTCGGCGGCGCCATGGACCTCGCCATCGGCGCCAAGGACGTGTACGTGATGATGACCCTGTTCACCCGCACCGGCGAGTCCAAGCTCGTACCGCGGTGCACCTATCCGCTGACCGGCGTCGGCTGCGTCAGCCGCGTCTACACCGACCACGGTGTCTTCGACGTCGGCCCCGACGGCGTACGCATCCGGGAGACGTACGGCATCAGCGCCGACGAACTCGCGCACCGGTGCGGCATCGAGGCGTCCTAG
- a CDS encoding thiolase family protein, producing MSAFLYAATRTPFGRFNGALAGVRPDDLAAAAITSTLAKVPHLDPAAIDDVVWGNANGAGEENRNVGRMAALLAGLPVSVPGTTVNRLCGSSLDAAMTASRTIESGDAEVVLTGGVESMTRAPWVLPKQAKPFPVGDVTAVSTTLGWRLVNPRMPKEWTVSLGEANEQLRERFDISRARQDEFAARSHQLAHAAWESGFYDDLVVPVDGVDLTRDEGIRAGSTPETLAGLKPVFRTPEQGGTITAGNASPLNDGASAVLLGSEQAAATIGTDPIARIAGRGVMALEPQAFGYAPVEAANRALARAGIGWDQVGAVELNEAFAVQSLACLDAWKIDPAIVNQRGGAIAIGHPLGASGGRILATLAKVLRETGQRYGVAAICIGVGQGLAVVLENCAATGEGR from the coding sequence ATGAGCGCATTCCTCTACGCCGCGACCCGGACGCCGTTCGGCCGCTTCAACGGCGCGCTGGCCGGCGTCCGCCCCGACGACCTCGCCGCCGCCGCGATCACCTCGACGCTCGCCAAGGTGCCGCACCTCGACCCCGCCGCGATCGACGACGTGGTCTGGGGCAACGCCAACGGCGCCGGCGAGGAGAACCGCAACGTCGGCCGCATGGCGGCACTGCTCGCCGGGCTCCCGGTCAGCGTGCCCGGTACCACGGTCAACCGGCTCTGCGGCTCCAGCCTCGACGCGGCGATGACGGCCAGCCGCACGATCGAGTCCGGCGACGCCGAGGTGGTGCTGACCGGTGGTGTCGAATCGATGACGCGGGCGCCCTGGGTGCTGCCCAAGCAGGCGAAGCCGTTCCCGGTCGGCGATGTCACCGCGGTCTCCACCACGCTCGGCTGGCGGCTGGTCAACCCGCGCATGCCGAAGGAGTGGACGGTCAGCCTCGGCGAGGCCAACGAACAGCTCCGGGAGCGCTTCGACATCTCCCGTGCACGGCAGGACGAGTTCGCCGCCCGCTCCCACCAACTCGCCCACGCCGCCTGGGAGTCCGGCTTCTACGACGACCTCGTCGTGCCGGTCGACGGCGTGGACCTGACCCGCGACGAGGGCATCCGCGCCGGCTCCACGCCCGAGACGCTCGCCGGGCTCAAGCCGGTCTTCCGTACCCCGGAGCAGGGCGGCACCATCACCGCGGGCAACGCCAGCCCGCTCAACGACGGTGCCTCCGCCGTGCTGTTGGGCAGCGAGCAGGCGGCGGCCACGATCGGGACCGACCCGATCGCCCGCATCGCCGGCCGCGGCGTCATGGCCCTGGAGCCGCAGGCCTTCGGCTACGCCCCGGTCGAGGCCGCCAACCGTGCGCTGGCCCGGGCCGGGATCGGCTGGGACCAGGTGGGCGCGGTCGAGCTCAACGAGGCCTTCGCCGTGCAGTCCCTCGCCTGCCTCGACGCGTGGAAGATCGACCCCGCGATCGTCAACCAGAGGGGCGGCGCCATCGCCATCGGCCACCCGCTGGGTGCCTCGGGCGGCCGCATCCTCGCCACGCTGGCCAAGGTGCTGCGCGAGACGGGGCAGCGCTACGGCGTCGCCGCCATCTGCATCGGAGTCGGCCAGGGCCTGGCCGTCGTACTGGAGAACTGCGCTGCCACGGGGGAGGGCCGATGA
- a CDS encoding sensor histidine kinase, giving the protein MNTSWQRWAAARPQAAEAGALALAAAATISGVLVTRGIMATPPLWPALTLAVVACAALHWRRARPLPVLAVTLLCAMGIGALGYLLTPLLMGPLLAAQYSLSVHAPRRTTWNSALAAALGMVATGLFFPPFHSSPVLSIVNPTAWVLLAAAFGSYVRVRREYAAARAEHAAREREEEARHRVFQERMRIARELHDVVAHHLTLADAQASTAAHLAATHPDQALAIIGKLPQTTSAALHELKATVGLLRQDTDHGDDLTPAPGLRDLPELVDACAAAGLTVTVGVEGQARRLTPVLDLTAYRIVQEALTNVSKHAATPAARVRLAYAPHRLTLSVTNDAAPGGPPDITGGFGLITMRERATAAGGTFHAGRRPQGGFEVACTLPLDDRDEDLGEDLRETLEELRQGSHATRPPESPAL; this is encoded by the coding sequence ATGAACACAAGCTGGCAGCGCTGGGCAGCGGCCCGCCCCCAAGCCGCCGAGGCGGGGGCGCTGGCGCTGGCCGCCGCGGCCACGATCAGCGGTGTCCTGGTCACCCGCGGGATCATGGCCACTCCACCCCTCTGGCCGGCCCTCACGCTGGCCGTCGTCGCCTGTGCCGCACTCCACTGGCGACGCGCCCGGCCGCTGCCGGTGCTGGCCGTCACCCTGCTGTGCGCCATGGGCATCGGCGCGCTCGGCTATCTGCTGACGCCGCTTCTGATGGGTCCGCTGCTGGCCGCGCAGTACTCCCTGAGCGTGCACGCTCCGCGCCGCACCACCTGGAACAGCGCCCTGGCCGCCGCCCTCGGCATGGTGGCCACCGGGCTGTTCTTCCCGCCGTTCCACAGCTCGCCCGTCCTCTCCATCGTCAACCCGACGGCCTGGGTGCTGCTGGCCGCGGCCTTCGGCAGCTACGTCCGGGTACGCCGCGAGTACGCCGCCGCCCGCGCCGAACACGCCGCCCGGGAGCGGGAGGAGGAGGCCAGGCACCGGGTGTTCCAGGAACGGATGCGCATCGCCCGGGAGTTGCACGACGTGGTCGCCCATCACCTGACCCTCGCCGACGCCCAGGCCTCGACCGCCGCCCATCTCGCAGCGACCCACCCCGACCAGGCGCTGGCCATCATCGGCAAGCTGCCCCAGACCACCTCCGCCGCCCTGCACGAGCTCAAGGCCACGGTCGGGCTGCTGCGCCAGGACACCGACCACGGCGACGACCTCACCCCGGCGCCCGGCCTGCGCGACCTGCCCGAGCTCGTCGACGCGTGCGCGGCGGCCGGCCTGACGGTGACCGTCGGCGTCGAGGGACAGGCCCGCCGGCTCACCCCGGTGCTCGACCTGACGGCGTACCGGATCGTCCAGGAAGCCCTCACCAACGTCAGCAAACACGCCGCCACCCCGGCCGCGCGCGTCCGCCTCGCCTACGCCCCGCACCGGCTGACCCTGAGCGTCACCAACGACGCGGCCCCCGGCGGCCCGCCGGACATCACGGGAGGGTTCGGCCTGATCACGATGCGCGAGCGGGCCACCGCCGCGGGCGGCACCTTCCACGCGGGCCGCCGCCCCCAGGGCGGCTTCGAGGTCGCCTGCACCCTCCCGCTCGACGACCGCGACGAAGATCTCGGGGAAGACCTCCGGGAAACCCTCGAGGAACTCCGTCAAGGCAGCCACGCGACCCGTCCCCCTGAAAGTCCTGCCCTATGA
- a CDS encoding metallophosphoesterase has translation MTDTSDTRPADGAAPEARPSPVLRLVRYLPLIAPVLLWAVPCGVLLYSGQHWPLPVTLVGTLLFALGLIGMPIAMMRGHGRRQQDRAAIIGDSLLGGSWVLFTWSVLLGVLLRAALTVAGVGDGEGRARIVTWAVLGVAAALLAWGYYEARRVPRVRELDVRLPRLGAGLDGTRVALITDTHYGPLDRARWSERVCEVVNTLEADLVCHTGDIADGTAERRRAQAAPLGTVKATRARVYVTGNHEYYSEAQGWVDLMDELGWEPLRNRHLLLERGGDTLVVAGVDDVTAESSGLAGHRAHLAGALDGADPDLPVLLLAHQPKFIDRAAAAGVDLQLSGHTHGGQIWPFHHLVRIDQPALAGLTRHGSRTLLYTSRGTGFWGPPFRVFAPSEITLLVLRSAP, from the coding sequence GTGACCGACACCAGCGACACCCGACCCGCAGACGGTGCGGCGCCAGAGGCTCGGCCGAGCCCGGTGCTCCGTCTGGTGCGCTACCTCCCCCTGATCGCCCCCGTCCTGCTGTGGGCCGTGCCCTGCGGGGTGCTGCTGTACTCCGGCCAGCACTGGCCGCTGCCCGTCACGCTGGTCGGCACCCTCCTGTTCGCCCTCGGGCTGATCGGTATGCCGATCGCGATGATGCGTGGCCACGGCCGGCGCCAGCAGGACCGGGCGGCGATCATCGGTGACAGCCTCCTGGGCGGCAGCTGGGTCCTGTTCACCTGGTCCGTTCTGCTCGGCGTGCTGCTGCGAGCGGCCCTGACCGTGGCCGGTGTCGGGGACGGAGAGGGTCGGGCCCGTATCGTCACCTGGGCCGTCCTCGGTGTGGCCGCCGCACTGCTCGCCTGGGGCTACTACGAGGCCCGGCGCGTCCCCCGTGTACGCGAACTCGACGTTCGACTCCCGCGCCTGGGAGCCGGGCTCGACGGCACCCGTGTCGCCCTCATCACCGACACCCACTACGGGCCCCTCGACCGCGCCCGCTGGTCGGAACGGGTCTGTGAGGTGGTGAACACCCTGGAGGCCGACCTGGTCTGCCACACGGGCGACATCGCGGACGGTACGGCCGAACGCCGCCGCGCCCAAGCCGCCCCGCTCGGCACCGTGAAGGCCACCCGGGCCCGGGTGTACGTCACCGGCAACCACGAGTACTACAGCGAGGCCCAGGGCTGGGTCGACCTGATGGACGAGCTGGGCTGGGAGCCACTGCGCAACCGCCACCTGCTGCTCGAACGGGGCGGCGACACCCTCGTGGTCGCCGGTGTGGACGACGTCACGGCCGAATCCTCCGGTCTGGCCGGGCACCGCGCCCATCTCGCCGGAGCGCTGGACGGCGCCGACCCCGATCTCCCGGTGCTGCTCCTGGCCCACCAGCCCAAGTTCATCGACCGGGCCGCCGCCGCCGGCGTCGACCTCCAGCTCTCCGGGCACACCCACGGCGGTCAGATCTGGCCCTTCCACCACCTGGTCCGTATCGACCAGCCCGCTCTCGCCGGCCTCACCCGGCACGGCTCTCGCACCCTCCTCTACACCAGCCGCGGCACCGGCTTCTGGGGCCCGCCCTTCCGCGTCTTCGCGCCCAGCGAGATCACCCTGCTGGTGCTGCGCTCCGCCCCGTAG
- the mscL gene encoding large conductance mechanosensitive channel protein MscL: MLKGFRSFLLRGNVVDLAVGIVIGAAFTAVVTGFVTAFLTPLIGVATGAVGDFSKQEFTVAGTAFPYGAFLNALISFLLVAAVIYFAVVLPVGRLQERFNPVKDQPVAKVDCPDCLSTVPAAAVRCAFCTAELAGRPGFPAQATASVG, translated from the coding sequence GTGCTCAAGGGTTTCCGTTCGTTCCTGCTGCGCGGCAACGTCGTCGATCTGGCGGTCGGCATCGTCATCGGTGCCGCGTTCACCGCGGTCGTCACCGGATTCGTCACCGCGTTCCTCACGCCGCTGATCGGTGTGGCGACCGGCGCGGTCGGTGACTTCAGCAAGCAGGAATTCACCGTCGCCGGGACCGCTTTCCCCTACGGGGCCTTCCTGAACGCCCTGATCAGTTTCCTGCTGGTCGCCGCCGTGATCTATTTCGCGGTCGTGCTCCCCGTGGGCCGGCTCCAGGAGCGCTTCAACCCGGTCAAGGACCAGCCCGTCGCCAAGGTCGACTGCCCGGACTGCCTGAGCACCGTGCCCGCGGCGGCGGTCCGCTGCGCGTTCTGCACCGCCGAACTCGCCGGCCGCCCCGGGTTCCCCGCGCAGGCGACCGCCTCCGTCGGCTGA